The proteins below come from a single Anaerobaca lacustris genomic window:
- a CDS encoding glycoside hydrolase family 97 protein, with the protein MTARFAGMLAFVSMCVFAGAVHAAEAVTIESPGGQIRVEVRVGADGRLSYAVQRKKGAKTALLRPSPLGITVDGVDLGQGVALGDCRRMTHDERYPWRGVHAEAVDCYNGAEIDVTHVGSKTAYVLEVRAFDDGLGYRYIVPGVGRRTVSGEASAWNLPDGCQIWYQTNIANYEGFYAKVAPSKVKADEQIGFPVTVEYADGTYGAITEAGLLAYSGMTLRATGSTRLQGVFEDDASWQETGPIRTPWRVTMTGPDLNALVNSDIVANLCPAPDANLFPEGIHSPWIKPGRALWNWWSDSSVEFRYQKEWVDKAAEMGFEYYLVDAGWEKAWQLPGKDMWACLKELCDYARGKGVGIHVWKHWGGLEQADAREDFLRRCAREGAVGVKIDFMDSESRSRIDFYTYTLATAARHRLMVNFHGANKPTGESRTFPNEMTREGIRGLEYNKWSDLPATHYATLPFTRYLAGHGDFTPCTFNPDKLKGTTAALQLASAVVYTSPLMHWADHWKFYLESNVLDVIEAMPSTWDQTVVLAGSEIGQVAAFARRSGTSWFVGIINGGKARTYPLDLSFLADGTYEAVLVRDIEGEPAAMSVERTKTNRGRKIDVQMQDGGGFVAWLVPAK; encoded by the coding sequence ATGACAGCTCGATTCGCTGGTATGCTTGCGTTTGTGTCGATGTGCGTGTTCGCCGGAGCGGTCCATGCGGCTGAGGCCGTGACGATCGAATCGCCCGGCGGACAGATTCGGGTCGAGGTCCGCGTCGGCGCGGACGGTCGGCTCAGCTACGCCGTCCAGCGTAAGAAGGGGGCCAAGACCGCTCTGCTACGGCCGTCGCCCCTTGGGATTACGGTGGACGGCGTCGATCTCGGGCAGGGCGTGGCCTTGGGGGACTGCCGACGGATGACGCACGACGAGCGGTATCCCTGGCGGGGCGTCCACGCCGAGGCGGTCGATTGCTACAACGGCGCCGAGATCGACGTGACGCACGTCGGTTCGAAGACGGCCTACGTTCTTGAAGTCCGGGCATTCGACGACGGTCTGGGCTATCGCTACATCGTTCCAGGGGTGGGCCGGCGGACCGTCTCCGGGGAGGCCAGCGCATGGAACCTTCCGGACGGCTGTCAGATATGGTACCAGACGAACATCGCCAACTACGAAGGTTTCTACGCCAAGGTGGCCCCGTCGAAGGTCAAGGCCGATGAGCAGATCGGCTTTCCCGTTACGGTCGAATACGCCGATGGGACCTACGGCGCGATCACCGAGGCCGGGCTGCTCGCTTACAGCGGCATGACGCTTCGCGCCACCGGCTCGACACGGCTGCAAGGGGTCTTCGAAGACGATGCGAGCTGGCAGGAGACCGGCCCAATCCGCACGCCTTGGCGGGTGACGATGACGGGACCCGATCTGAACGCGCTGGTCAACAGCGACATCGTGGCGAACCTGTGCCCTGCGCCGGACGCCAATCTGTTTCCGGAGGGCATCCACAGTCCATGGATTAAGCCGGGACGCGCGCTGTGGAACTGGTGGTCGGACAGCAGCGTGGAGTTTCGCTACCAGAAGGAGTGGGTAGACAAGGCGGCCGAGATGGGCTTCGAGTATTACCTCGTCGATGCCGGCTGGGAGAAGGCCTGGCAACTGCCCGGCAAGGACATGTGGGCCTGCCTCAAGGAGTTGTGCGACTACGCCAGAGGCAAGGGCGTGGGCATTCACGTCTGGAAGCACTGGGGCGGCCTGGAGCAGGCGGACGCGAGGGAGGATTTCTTGCGGCGGTGCGCCCGGGAGGGGGCCGTCGGCGTGAAGATCGACTTCATGGACTCGGAGTCCCGCTCGCGGATCGATTTCTACACTTATACCTTGGCGACGGCGGCCCGGCACAGGCTCATGGTCAACTTCCACGGGGCCAACAAGCCGACCGGCGAATCGCGGACGTTCCCGAACGAGATGACGCGCGAGGGCATCCGGGGGCTGGAATACAACAAGTGGTCCGACCTGCCGGCGACGCACTACGCGACCCTTCCGTTCACGCGCTACCTGGCCGGGCATGGCGATTTCACGCCCTGCACGTTCAACCCGGACAAACTCAAGGGGACCACGGCGGCCCTTCAGCTCGCCTCGGCGGTGGTGTACACCTCGCCGCTGATGCACTGGGCCGACCACTGGAAGTTCTACCTCGAAAGCAACGTTCTGGATGTCATCGAGGCGATGCCGTCCACGTGGGACCAGACGGTCGTGCTGGCCGGCAGCGAGATCGGCCAGGTTGCGGCCTTCGCCCGGCGCAGCGGGACAAGCTGGTTCGTCGGGATCATCAACGGCGGCAAGGCCAGAACCTATCCGCTGGATCTGTCGTTCCTGGCCGACGGCACGTACGAGGCGGTCCTGGTCCGCGACATCGAGGGCGAGCCGGCTGCGATGAGCGTCGAACGCACGAAGACAAACCGAGGCCGGAAGATCGACGTGCAGATGCAGGACGGAGGCGGGTTCGTCGCCTGGCTGGTCCCCGCCAAGTGA
- the hemW gene encoding radical SAM family heme chaperone HemW translates to MSSDSPPPDSEAPGLYLHVPFCRSKCRYCAFYSEPVAGHDVPRLVSALRAEVGRYRSVQAVRTVYVGGGSPISLPVDQLASLIDTVASIWPNTEEFTVECNPGQTDVEMLSMLARCGVNRLSFGVQSFHTSELELLGRRHSVDDAVRSVRQAQYLGFANVGIDLIFAVPGSTLDSWQQCLESALSLSIQHISTYSLSFESGTPLYEAHRLGRIESIEENTDRAMYELAIDLLASAGFAQYEISNFAREGFECVHNMGCWENRPYIGIGPSAASYWLGERTANVADIDAYIRRIEAGLPATEQRQQSNRDDRICETAVLNMRTRRGVDLADFQRRTGADFRKIFERPLRRYEREGLIETGAGRVCLSRRALAVADSVLCDFSSL, encoded by the coding sequence GTGAGTTCAGACTCCCCACCACCAGACAGCGAGGCCCCCGGCCTTTACCTCCACGTGCCGTTCTGCCGGAGCAAATGCCGATACTGCGCATTCTACTCGGAGCCGGTGGCCGGCCACGACGTGCCTCGTCTGGTTTCGGCCTTGCGGGCGGAGGTCGGACGCTACCGGAGCGTTCAAGCGGTGCGGACGGTTTACGTCGGTGGCGGCAGCCCGATCAGCCTGCCGGTGGACCAACTGGCCAGTCTCATCGACACCGTCGCGTCCATTTGGCCCAACACGGAGGAATTCACCGTCGAGTGCAATCCGGGACAGACCGATGTGGAGATGCTGTCGATGCTGGCCCGTTGCGGCGTCAATCGGCTCTCGTTCGGCGTACAGTCCTTCCACACAAGCGAACTGGAGTTGCTCGGCCGTCGGCACAGCGTCGATGATGCGGTGCGGTCGGTCCGCCAGGCCCAGTATCTGGGATTCGCGAACGTGGGGATCGATCTGATCTTTGCCGTTCCGGGCTCGACGCTCGATTCGTGGCAGCAATGCCTGGAATCAGCGCTCTCGCTGAGCATACAGCATATCTCAACGTACAGCCTGAGCTTCGAGTCGGGAACGCCCCTGTACGAGGCCCATCGACTGGGCCGAATCGAGAGCATCGAGGAGAACACGGACCGGGCGATGTACGAACTGGCCATCGACTTGCTGGCGTCGGCGGGGTTTGCACAATACGAAATCTCCAACTTCGCACGAGAAGGATTCGAGTGCGTACACAACATGGGATGTTGGGAGAACCGCCCCTACATCGGCATCGGTCCGTCGGCGGCCTCGTACTGGCTCGGCGAACGGACCGCGAACGTGGCCGACATCGACGCGTATATCCGCAGGATAGAGGCCGGCCTGCCGGCGACCGAACAGCGGCAACAGTCCAACCGCGACGATCGCATCTGCGAGACGGCCGTCCTGAACATGCGGACCCGCAGAGGCGTCGATCTGGCCGACTTCCAGCGCAGAACCGGAGCGGATTTCCGGAAGATCTTCGAGAGGCCGTTACGCCGGTATGAGCGGGAAGGGCTCATAGAAACCGGTGCGGGCCGGGTATGCCTATCGCGAAGGGCCCTGGCCGTCGCCGATTCGGTTTTGTGTGATTTTTCATCGCTTTGA
- a CDS encoding endo-1,4-beta-xylanase, which translates to MTRYRSIPTFVSLSLIVATMNVSTSAADWKAEADARIEQLRKQDVRLHVVNGRDEPVPGVRIEARQVRKAFPFGAAMSRAILGNTQFQEFFKDHFNWAVFENESKWYANERSPERVDYATADAMFAWCQANGIPVRGHCVFWEPEKWQTKWVQPLTGDALREAVERRLESVVPHFRGKFVHWDVNNEMLHGDFFKARLGESIWPWMFQRTHELDPDARLFVNEFNILSVDQNFEEVQTDEYVAHTRWLIDQGAPIHGVGIQGHIWAEDILSRPHILKERLDKVATLNLPIWISEFDVADDDEQSCADKLELVYRTAYSHPAVEGIVMWVVWAGNSWRGPNAGIARRDWTLNEAGKRYEALMREWSTEASGESNTDGLFAFRCFHGDYEVTITPREGDPISQSVQVTPGPQAQTLTIRLP; encoded by the coding sequence ATGACACGATATCGGTCGATTCCCACGTTCGTGAGCCTGTCGTTGATCGTCGCAACAATGAACGTATCCACTTCGGCCGCCGACTGGAAGGCGGAGGCCGACGCCCGGATCGAGCAGCTTCGCAAGCAGGACGTGCGACTGCACGTGGTCAACGGCCGGGACGAGCCGGTCCCGGGTGTCCGCATCGAAGCCCGGCAGGTCCGCAAGGCCTTTCCATTCGGCGCCGCCATGAGCCGCGCGATCCTGGGCAACACCCAGTTCCAGGAGTTCTTCAAAGACCACTTCAACTGGGCCGTCTTCGAGAACGAATCGAAGTGGTACGCCAACGAGAGGAGCCCCGAACGGGTCGACTATGCCACGGCCGATGCGATGTTCGCATGGTGTCAGGCCAATGGCATCCCGGTGCGAGGCCACTGCGTCTTCTGGGAGCCCGAGAAGTGGCAGACGAAATGGGTCCAGCCCCTGACCGGCGACGCCCTGCGAGAAGCCGTCGAGCGACGTCTTGAAAGCGTCGTGCCCCACTTCCGGGGCAAGTTCGTCCATTGGGACGTCAACAATGAGATGCTCCACGGCGACTTCTTCAAGGCCCGTCTCGGCGAGTCGATCTGGCCGTGGATGTTCCAGCGCACGCACGAGCTCGACCCGGACGCCAGGCTGTTCGTCAACGAGTTCAACATCCTCTCGGTCGACCAGAATTTCGAGGAAGTACAGACGGACGAGTACGTCGCCCACACGCGATGGCTGATCGACCAGGGCGCCCCGATCCACGGCGTCGGCATCCAGGGCCACATCTGGGCCGAGGACATCCTGTCCAGGCCGCACATCCTCAAGGAGCGGCTCGACAAGGTCGCGACCCTGAACCTGCCGATCTGGATCAGCGAGTTCGACGTGGCCGACGACGACGAACAGAGCTGCGCCGACAAGCTCGAACTGGTCTACCGCACCGCCTACAGCCATCCGGCCGTCGAAGGGATCGTGATGTGGGTTGTCTGGGCCGGCAATTCGTGGCGCGGACCCAACGCCGGCATCGCCCGACGCGACTGGACCCTGAACGAGGCGGGCAAACGGTACGAGGCCCTGATGCGCGAGTGGTCCACCGAAGCCTCCGGCGAAAGCAACACCGACGGCCTCTTCGCCTTCCGCTGCTTCCACGGAGACTATGAAGTCACCATCACCCCCCGCGAGGGCGACCCCATAAGCCAATCCGTGCAAGTCACCCCGGGACCGCAGGCCCAGACCCTGACAATCCGCCTGCCCTGA
- a CDS encoding NAD(P)H-dependent flavin oxidoreductase produces MYQDHHIPALKIGNLEIRLPIIQGGMGVRVSGAGLAAAVANAGCAGVIASAGLGLFEDLRASASKRLGEEVLRSEIRKAKQLTDGVIGVNIMVALSNYEQLVRVAVEEGADMIVSGAGLPLALPGYVGGGSTKLVPIVSSARTFQIICRRWQNHFHRLPDAVVVEGARAGGHLGYALESLADDSAPTLEQLVTEVVAVANSFSPVIPVIAAGGIFDGQDIAHFLRSGASGVQMATRFVCTDECDVHDNFKQAYLDARPEDITLIESPVGLPGRVINNAFVESIKRGETKPFLCKSQCLRGCDPRKAPYCIAEVLAKAAMGKLDESFAFAGSNAYRCNEIIPVKALVAKLIAELALAMVDEHTCTPAKVA; encoded by the coding sequence ATGTACCAAGATCATCATATACCGGCCCTGAAGATAGGGAATCTGGAAATCCGTCTGCCCATCATCCAAGGTGGAATGGGCGTGAGGGTCTCAGGGGCGGGCCTTGCCGCGGCGGTCGCCAACGCCGGCTGCGCCGGCGTCATCGCCAGCGCCGGATTGGGCCTGTTCGAGGACCTCCGCGCCTCCGCATCCAAGCGGCTGGGGGAAGAGGTTCTCCGCAGCGAGATCCGCAAGGCAAAGCAGCTCACCGACGGAGTCATCGGCGTCAACATCATGGTCGCCTTGTCCAACTACGAGCAACTCGTCCGGGTGGCGGTCGAGGAAGGCGCCGACATGATCGTATCGGGAGCCGGGCTGCCACTGGCCCTGCCCGGATACGTAGGTGGCGGATCCACCAAACTGGTCCCGATCGTATCGTCGGCGCGGACCTTTCAGATCATCTGTAGAAGATGGCAGAATCACTTCCATCGACTGCCCGATGCGGTGGTCGTGGAGGGCGCCCGGGCCGGAGGCCACCTCGGCTACGCCCTGGAAAGCCTCGCAGACGATTCCGCTCCCACACTGGAGCAATTGGTCACCGAGGTTGTCGCCGTGGCCAATTCCTTCTCCCCCGTCATCCCTGTCATCGCCGCCGGCGGCATCTTCGACGGCCAGGACATCGCTCACTTCCTCAGGTCAGGCGCCTCCGGGGTGCAGATGGCCACGCGTTTCGTCTGCACGGATGAATGCGACGTCCACGACAATTTCAAGCAGGCGTATCTCGACGCCCGTCCCGAGGACATCACTCTCATCGAGAGCCCCGTGGGGCTTCCGGGCCGCGTCATCAACAATGCGTTCGTCGAGAGCATCAAGCGGGGCGAAACCAAACCGTTCCTCTGCAAGAGCCAGTGCCTGCGAGGCTGCGACCCCCGAAAGGCCCCCTATTGCATTGCCGAGGTTCTGGCGAAGGCCGCGATGGGCAAACTGGACGAATCCTTCGCCTTCGCCGGCTCGAATGCCTACCGATGCAATGAGATCATACCGGTCAAGGCATTGGTGGCAAAACTGATCGCTGAGTTGGCACTGGCGATGGTCGACGAGCACACCTGCACGCCCGCGAAGGTAGCATGA
- a CDS encoding PQQ-binding-like beta-propeller repeat protein produces MRTGHSAQQRCAAVRITLWASESLTRRRSTAVLALLGVLAVAAGSRAADAPQWGQRHSRNMISSETGLPDRFDPATGENVKWIVPLGSQTWATPTVAGGKVLIGTNNDNPRDEDHKGDRGILLCLNEADGSLCWQLIAPKLSDDIYKDWPRAGMCSPPTVEGDRVYMVTNRNEVVCLDLHGLANGNDGPYRDEARRMVPADKEPLPLKNTDADVIWLYDIPAEIGVFPHDSAHCSILILGQFLYINTNSGLTGTHKDVRTPEGPSLIVLDKATGRLVAREDENIGPNIIHSTWSSPAVGQVDGQTRVFFCGGDGVCYGFEPVSSVLADGIAKLQRLWRFDCDPTAPKENVQQYNGNRQVSPSNIKSMPVFHNDRLYVTVGGDIWWGKRLAWLQCIDATQTGDTTSAGPIWAFPMQTHCCSTPSIWNGMAFVADCDGNVHCIDIETGKPHWTHKCDGEIWASTLVADGKVYIGTRRRDFWVLAADKEKKVLHSVRLDSPMAGSPVAAKGVLYIATMKSLYAVQQSAK; encoded by the coding sequence ATGCGAACCGGCCATTCGGCGCAGCAGCGTTGCGCCGCCGTACGAATCACGCTGTGGGCCAGTGAGTCACTTACCCGGAGGAGATCGACGGCCGTCCTTGCGCTGCTGGGGGTTCTGGCCGTCGCGGCAGGCAGCCGTGCGGCCGATGCCCCACAATGGGGCCAACGGCACAGCCGCAACATGATCTCGTCCGAAACGGGACTGCCCGACCGCTTCGATCCGGCCACCGGCGAGAATGTCAAATGGATCGTCCCGCTGGGCAGTCAGACCTGGGCGACTCCGACGGTCGCCGGCGGCAAGGTGCTCATCGGCACCAACAACGACAACCCCCGCGACGAAGACCACAAAGGCGATCGCGGCATCCTCCTGTGCCTGAACGAGGCCGACGGCTCCTTGTGCTGGCAGCTCATCGCGCCGAAGCTCTCCGACGACATCTACAAGGACTGGCCCAGGGCCGGGATGTGTTCGCCGCCCACCGTCGAGGGCGACCGCGTGTATATGGTGACCAATCGCAATGAGGTGGTCTGTCTCGATCTGCACGGTCTGGCCAACGGCAACGACGGCCCCTATCGCGACGAGGCCCGGCGCATGGTCCCCGCCGACAAGGAACCGCTGCCGCTGAAAAACACCGACGCCGATGTCATCTGGCTCTATGACATCCCCGCCGAGATCGGCGTGTTTCCGCACGACTCGGCCCATTGTTCGATCCTCATCCTCGGACAGTTTCTCTACATCAACACCAACAGCGGCCTGACCGGCACGCACAAGGACGTCCGCACGCCCGAGGGCCCGAGCCTGATCGTGCTCGACAAGGCCACGGGGCGGCTGGTCGCCCGCGAGGACGAGAACATCGGCCCGAACATTATCCACTCGACGTGGTCGTCTCCGGCGGTCGGCCAGGTGGACGGCCAAACGCGGGTGTTCTTCTGCGGAGGAGACGGCGTCTGTTATGGGTTCGAGCCCGTGTCATCGGTCCTGGCCGACGGCATCGCGAAGCTCCAACGTCTGTGGCGATTCGATTGCGATCCGACCGCGCCCAAGGAGAACGTCCAGCAGTACAACGGGAATCGCCAAGTGAGCCCGAGCAACATCAAGAGCATGCCCGTCTTCCACAACGACCGCCTGTACGTCACCGTCGGCGGCGACATCTGGTGGGGCAAGCGACTCGCTTGGCTCCAGTGCATCGATGCGACGCAAACGGGAGACACGACCTCCGCGGGTCCGATCTGGGCCTTTCCGATGCAGACGCACTGCTGCTCGACGCCGTCGATCTGGAACGGCATGGCCTTCGTCGCCGACTGCGACGGCAACGTTCATTGCATCGATATCGAGACGGGCAAGCCCCACTGGACGCACAAGTGCGACGGTGAGATCTGGGCCTCGACGCTCGTGGCCGACGGCAAAGTCTACATCGGCACGCGCCGGCGTGACTTCTGGGTCCTGGCGGCCGACAAGGAGAAGAAGGTCCTCCATTCGGTCCGGCTCGACAGTCCCATGGCCGGCAGTCCGGTGGCGGCCAAGGGCGTCCTGTACATCGCCACGATGAAGAGCCTCTACGCCGTACAGCAGAGCGCCAAGTGA
- the lepA gene encoding translation elongation factor 4 codes for MDTKYIRNFSIVAHIDHGKSTLADRMLELTGTITAREAKEQLLDDMDIERERGITIKASAVTMHYEYEGHTYMLNLIDTPGHVDFHYEVSRALAACEGALLVVDASQGVEAQTVANAYLAVETGVEIMGVINKVDLPAAQPDVVAEEIEHVLGIRKNECFAISAKTGKGVRELLDAICELLPAPADRSDEPARALVFDSHSDPYRGVICYVRVFSGKLRVRQRMRLMHTGRSYLVTELGKFRPAMTPVEELGTGEVGYIVANIRDLADVHVGDTVTDDANPAQDPLKSYQPPMQMVFSDFYPGDNTEYSKLRAAFDKLALNDASFSFVPQNSPALGFGFRCGFLGLLHMEIIQERLERENDIDIVQTAPTVSYEVVMSDGQVRRIGSPSELPDRTHIEELREPFVRLEIITSTESIGGIMKLAEARRCKLLKTDYLNPTRVMMEYRAPLAEIVYDFYDQIKGISRGYATMDYELTDFEATNLVKIDILVNGQPVDALSIIVHRDNAEQRGRKLILKLRKAIPRHQFEIPLQVAIGGKIIARETVKAYRKDVTAKLYGGDVTRKMKVLKRQKEGKRRMKSIGSVQIPQKAFMSILDTSD; via the coding sequence TTGGACACGAAGTACATACGCAACTTCTCGATCGTCGCCCACATCGATCACGGCAAGAGCACGCTGGCCGACCGGATGCTCGAACTGACCGGAACGATCACCGCCCGCGAGGCCAAAGAGCAGCTCCTCGACGACATGGACATCGAGCGGGAGCGAGGCATCACCATCAAGGCCTCGGCGGTGACGATGCACTACGAGTACGAAGGCCACACGTACATGCTCAACCTGATCGACACGCCGGGGCACGTGGACTTCCACTACGAGGTCTCCCGCGCCCTGGCCGCCTGCGAGGGAGCCCTGCTGGTAGTCGACGCCAGCCAGGGGGTCGAGGCCCAGACCGTCGCCAACGCCTATCTGGCGGTAGAGACCGGGGTCGAGATCATGGGTGTCATCAACAAAGTGGACCTTCCGGCCGCACAGCCGGACGTCGTGGCCGAAGAAATCGAGCACGTGCTCGGAATCCGCAAGAACGAGTGTTTTGCGATCAGCGCCAAGACAGGCAAGGGCGTCAGGGAATTGCTCGATGCGATCTGCGAGTTGCTGCCGGCCCCCGCCGACCGAAGCGACGAGCCGGCGCGGGCCCTGGTCTTCGACAGCCACTCGGACCCCTACCGGGGCGTCATCTGCTACGTACGCGTCTTCAGCGGCAAGCTGCGCGTGCGTCAGAGGATGCGGCTCATGCACACGGGCCGCAGTTATCTGGTTACGGAGTTGGGCAAGTTCCGCCCGGCCATGACGCCCGTCGAAGAACTCGGCACCGGCGAGGTCGGCTACATCGTCGCGAACATTCGCGATCTGGCCGACGTGCACGTCGGCGACACAGTCACCGACGACGCCAACCCGGCCCAGGACCCGCTGAAGAGCTATCAGCCGCCCATGCAGATGGTCTTCTCCGACTTCTATCCGGGCGACAACACCGAGTATTCGAAGCTCCGGGCCGCCTTCGACAAGCTGGCCCTCAACGACGCCAGCTTCTCGTTCGTCCCCCAGAACTCCCCGGCCCTGGGGTTCGGCTTTCGCTGCGGCTTTCTCGGCCTGCTCCACATGGAGATCATCCAGGAGCGCCTCGAACGCGAGAACGACATCGACATCGTCCAGACCGCCCCGACCGTCAGCTACGAGGTTGTCATGAGCGATGGGCAGGTGCGCCGGATCGGCTCGCCCAGCGAACTACCCGACCGAACGCACATTGAGGAGCTGCGCGAGCCCTTCGTCCGCCTGGAAATCATCACCAGCACCGAGTCGATCGGCGGGATCATGAAACTGGCCGAGGCGCGGCGCTGCAAGCTCCTCAAGACAGACTACCTCAATCCGACCCGCGTGATGATGGAATATCGAGCCCCCCTGGCCGAGATCGTCTACGACTTCTACGACCAGATCAAGGGGATCAGCCGGGGGTATGCGACCATGGACTACGAGCTGACCGACTTCGAGGCGACCAACCTGGTCAAGATCGATATCCTCGTCAACGGCCAGCCCGTCGACGCCCTGTCGATCATCGTTCACCGCGACAACGCCGAACAGCGAGGCCGCAAGCTGATCCTCAAGCTGCGAAAGGCCATTCCAAGGCACCAGTTCGAGATCCCGCTTCAGGTTGCCATCGGCGGCAAGATCATCGCAAGGGAGACCGTCAAGGCCTACCGCAAGGACGTAACCGCCAAGCTCTACGGCGGCGACGTAACCCGGAAGATGAAGGTGCTCAAGAGGCAGAAAGAAGGCAAGCGACGCATGAAGAGCATTGGATCGGTGCAGATCCCACAGAAAGCCTTCATGAGCATCCTGGACACCAGCGATTAA
- the rho gene encoding transcription termination factor Rho encodes MADTITGILKHVAKRQFAVRTAERSFRPGPVELMVHPELLRRIPLTEGAAVTGQIERKKGKPSLTTVETIGGLAPDAFRKRPHFADLTAVDPHERFDLGSSGQVSMRIVDLIAPIGKGTRQLIVSPPKAGKTVLLEQMVLAIRQCSPQSRVIVLLLDERPEEVTHFRRAVEGAEVVSSTSDHSADEHTELAELMLAHVQTELECGREIVLLIDSLTRMGRAFNNRTRRRGAPRGHTMSGGLEAGILEVPRRLFGLARNVENGGSITIIATCLTNTGSRMDQLIFEEFKGTGNSEVVLDRTLAEARVYPAIDIPASGTRKETKLYDDKRSQGLITLRRVLANYGPRDAMEALFKLLKRYPTNEEFLESMRSQS; translated from the coding sequence ATGGCCGATACAATTACTGGAATATTGAAGCACGTTGCCAAACGCCAGTTCGCGGTGCGAACGGCGGAGCGGTCTTTTCGGCCCGGCCCGGTCGAGTTGATGGTCCACCCCGAGCTTTTGCGCCGCATCCCGTTGACCGAGGGCGCCGCCGTCACCGGCCAGATCGAGAGGAAGAAGGGCAAACCCAGCTTGACGACCGTCGAGACGATCGGCGGCCTGGCCCCCGACGCCTTCCGCAAACGGCCTCATTTCGCCGACCTGACCGCCGTCGACCCGCACGAGCGGTTCGATCTGGGCAGTTCGGGCCAGGTGAGCATGCGAATCGTGGACCTGATCGCCCCCATCGGCAAGGGGACGCGACAGTTGATCGTCTCGCCCCCGAAGGCGGGCAAGACCGTTCTGCTCGAACAGATGGTCCTGGCGATTCGCCAGTGCTCGCCCCAGAGCCGCGTCATTGTCCTGCTGCTGGACGAGCGTCCGGAGGAAGTCACTCACTTCCGCCGGGCTGTGGAGGGGGCCGAGGTGGTCTCGAGCACGAGCGATCACAGTGCCGACGAGCACACCGAGCTGGCCGAACTGATGCTGGCCCACGTCCAGACGGAACTGGAGTGCGGCCGCGAGATCGTCCTGTTGATCGACAGCCTGACGCGAATGGGTCGGGCATTCAACAACCGGACCCGCCGGCGAGGCGCCCCGCGCGGCCACACGATGAGCGGCGGCCTGGAGGCAGGCATCCTGGAGGTGCCACGACGTCTCTTCGGCCTGGCCCGCAACGTCGAGAACGGCGGATCCATCACGATCATCGCCACCTGCCTGACCAATACGGGTTCGCGCATGGACCAGTTGATCTTCGAGGAATTCAAAGGCACGGGCAACAGCGAGGTCGTACTGGATCGGACGCTGGCCGAGGCAAGGGTCTATCCGGCGATCGACATCCCGGCCAGCGGAACGCGCAAGGAGACCAAGCTGTACGACGACAAACGCAGTCAGGGCCTGATTACGCTGCGACGCGTTCTGGCGAACTACGGCCCTCGCGATGCGATGGAGGCCCTGTTCAAGCTGCTCAAGAGATACCCGACCAACGAGGAATTCCTGGAGAGTATGCGTTCTCAGAGTTGA